Genomic window (Lycium barbarum isolate Lr01 chromosome 2, ASM1917538v2, whole genome shotgun sequence):
CTACAATAATCAAGGGTGCATCCAGGTATAAaaaatgggtcacgtgaacacatggttacccgactaaactcggtatcttatgtatatattccgtaaaatatatttaatattaaCTAAAGGAACACATGCTCAAACTAGACTGAATGGAGCACTGGCTATGTGCTACCTTCAATCCCTTAAGGTTGTGGGATCGAACCCTACTAAATGCACTTTTGcgtatttttctaaaaaaaaaaaaaaaaaaaatctaaagtgaactcatcctcttgaaatcctggattcgcctctgaAAATAATACAACAAGAATGTTTCATCCAAAGGAAAACTTTCATATCTCAACAGTCCTGATGATTTGGCTTTTGGATTGGACAGTATAAGCAACGAATTATCCTCTATACACCCGAAAACAGAAAATATTAGGAAAAAAGGGATATTGGGGAGTCCATAGCACTAATTGGTACAAAATCAAATTGGAATATTCAGGGTTGCTATATGATATGATCTGAATTTCTAACACGTGACTACTCACATGAATGGCCATCAAGAACCAAGTGGTTTAGCTGATTTTAGCAAAATTATTCATGGACTAGATTAGTGTTACGACCCAAGCCCATGACACGTATTGCCCGCTTTTGATCTACGCCCGCATGGGTTTGTCTTTTGGGCTACGCCACATCGAGCCCCAAAAGCGTGTGCAACGTGTGAATTTGAGTTATACCTTATAAAACTCTTCACTTTCCTCTCTATTCTGATGTGAAATTCGCCTAAAGTGTCATGTGCACCTCATCTTCAAAAATTGTTAGCCTAAAAGCCTTTCAATCCTACTTGACCTGCCCTCGGGCCGCCTCCGTTAAGGGCATCATAGTTAGTAGTGCATTTTAGCTTCTCTAATAACTAGTTAAGActgtatacaacaacaacaacaacaacaacaacatacccagtgtagttaGGACTGTATCTTTTTGATGTATGAAGCAATCCTGTTTTAGCTTAGCCTTTAGACTCTTTTTAGTAATTCCTTCTCTGCTGTAGTTTTTGTTAAATTTTAGTGAgctccaattatttttttgagcttattttaagcacaaaatgactttaagctggctagccaaacactcaaaaaagctgaaaacagcttataagcaacttataagccaatccaaacggctCCACATACTTTCTAAATATGTGATTTTTATTTCAAGAAAGTTAAAGATTTTATGTCTGAATTCACACCAAATATTAGTTAGTTTGACCCTCGTAATCCACGAAACATGACAATCTTTCTTGAAACAATATATGTTCCATTGGGGTTTAGGTAATCATGAAAAAATTGGTATTGATGGGATGAGAAAAGATATGTTTACCTGTTTGCTGTGAGTGAGATGGtgattcttctccttcttctttatGCTTTTCTTCTTTATTGTTCATCTCTCTCTTTGTCTCCAGTGACGGTGTATGGATTTTAGTAGAAACGTTAATGCTAATTTAGTGGCAAATTTTAACTAAAAATGGTTCATTAAGTTTGAACAATGCTTACCAGAGCCCTAACGATTTATTAAAGAAGTTAATACTATGTGACGTACTTTGAAcaagtttaagaaatatttgtggtctaaaataattcataaatatttgtgtggttataaattaattaaagggtaaagtttaaagttaaatttgtcaaataaaaaatgtgtttttttttaatgattaaaaaggaaagtgcgtcatataaattgagataaaGTTGGTAATAAAATTAGGACCTGTTTTCCTgtgagaagtttttttttttttttaatttcaattgGTTCTAAATTTTTAAATTCAACTTGGAGTTGGATTCCAAATTTGAAAAAGTGTtccaaatccttttttttttttaattccatcTCCTTAAATTCCAATTAAAGTGTTTTATTCTCTTTgttgaaaaaaaaagtaattaaacaCGCCTCAGTATAATTAAACACAAACCATTTGAGTTGTTCTGCTGGATTGGTCGCTCAAGATCTTTGGTCTTTATCCAGACCCGATAAAAAAATGGGGTCACTTTCTATGGACTCGTTGAGAATGATTCTGACCTAGTTCATGGCCTATTAGAAGAAGGCGGCGCTCTGGTGGGATCTTCACGAACAGAAGAGAGATTTCATTGATTCTAAATTCTTTATTTTAGAATAAAGGGGCTCGTTTTGCCGTTAAGAATATGTAACACATTCCTTGTCTTTGTTTCTATTGCATTCTAATTCATCGTATCACATTTTGTTGGTCATGGTTTATTCACTATcgatattctttttttttttcgacctgttttgatatgctttttcCTTGAGCCGAGGTTCTTagcggaaacaacctctctacttcTTAAGATAGGAATAATGtgtgcgtacattataccctctcCAGACCTCACACGTAAAATTACACTAATTATAAATTATGATACTTAAAATTAAAAATGTAATAAACTTCGACAAgttaatatttcaaaaaaaaaaaaactcgaaaaGTAATACTACCTCACATAAAAATGGTACATAGTAGATTACCCAAAAACGAAAAAAAAGTACTCGTATAAAAAATTGTACATAGTATCTTACAGTAACAGAGTCAGAATTTTCAttaaggggttcaaaatataaaaaagtaaacatacaaaGAACTGAAGAAGCTAAAGGGGATTCGATATTtactctatatatataaaaaaaataattttaatcatatataaataatattttttttcgtcgaagggggttcggatgaaccctcGGTCTTATGTGGCTCTGCCTCTAGTATCTTAAATTCTGATGCTCCTCGTGTCACTTTGAGGACATAATAGCCACTCAAATCCAAGCTGTTCTATCTCCACTGTAGACTACTCCCCTGTTCTTTATTATCTAATAGAACCCTGCCACGTACTGTGTCTAACCACCATAACTGAAGTAATTTTCTCGAAGCATTCATCAATGGTGATAATGGCTTCCACCACTTCAACTTCAAGGCTTCCTAATCCTTTACCATTAGCTACAACACACTCCCTCAATACAACAACTTGTTCCTTCACTTCTTCTTTTCGTTCTACTTCTTTTGGTTTCAAGAAACTAAGTTTTTCTACTAGAAATCCAGGTTTTCGAAGTTGTTCAACGTTTAAGATAAGGTGTGGTGGCATAGCAGAGATTAAGGAGGAACAGTTCTCCGAGGTTGTCTTGAAATCTGATCGTCCTGTACTTGTGGAGTTTGTTGCAACATGGTGTGGACCTTGTCGTTTGATTAGTCCTTCTATGGAATCCCTTGCTGAggttgttgttcttcttcttttcctcTCTTTATGTTGTGTTCTTTGTAGTTTATTCAATTAAAGCTTCAATTTCTCCTTGTCAATTCCTTCCTTCAATGAGCATGTTAAACTTGGTTAAATTTCTAAAATGGCCAAACCTCTGTATAACAACATTGTTTATCCCgatatttttttgttgttatagCAAAATGTtgttaaggggtcgtttggtacggtGGATAAGGTGAGATATCTCAGGATTAAATTTGGGATTataatttataccttctaccaaggATAACATAATATGAAAGGATTGGTTCCACAGTAAACATGATTGTTATAGTGAAATATTAGTATAGAGGATGactattatagagaggtctgaatGTGTCTAGTTTAGttaatttttctttgttttataACGATTAAATCACTTAACAACACGGGAGAAACCCACTTTAGATATTAAATGCTTTTAAATTTATGAAGTTGAGTAACCATTTGAAGAATTTACAATGTTAAACTGATGAAGGCGTGTTTGCAATGaaggaaaaatattttcttgccAAAAAATCATTTGTGATGTTTGCTTAACTTGAATTATTGATATGTTTTTTTCAAGAATCTCCCCACCCCTCCCACCCCCGGCATGTAGTGTTTCTCGAATTCTATTCCATTATAGCTTCAATTCTGCTAGCCTTGGGTTCTAAATTAGTAATCTGTACATATCCAATCGATTTTTAAGACAAATACGTGATTGAATCAGAACTATTGGGTTCGGCCGAACATGTAGCCAACACTCTAGCTCCGCGTGCCTTTGGTatgaaggaatttttttttttttttttgctgaaagATCATTTCTGATGTTTGCTTAACTTGAATTATTGAAATGTTTTGTTCAAGACCTCTTTTTCCCCTTTTCATGTAGTGTTATTGGATTAAATTCAATTAAAGCTTCAATTTTCCGTTgtcaatttgtttttttaatgaGCATGTTAAACTGGAGaaaggtgtgtttggtatgacggaaaatATCGTTTTGACTCAAAAATCATTTGCGATGTTCGCAACTTGAATTGGTGAAATGTTTTGTTCAAAACATTTTTCCCCCTTTCATGTAGTGGTGTTGAAAATCTAGTTTCATTAAAGATTAAATGACTTTCTTCAATGAGCATGTTAAACTGATAAAGGTATGCTTGATTATGATGGAAATTTTCttttttgctaaaaaaaaaaaaatcttttgtaaTGTTTGCTTAACTTGAATTATTGAAATGTTTTTTCAAAGGCCAAAATATGGAAACTTGTCTCCCAAGATAAAATAATTTTCACAGAAAATCCTCTATCAAAACATACCGTCATGAGTAGTACTAGGTGTCACATATACAAGTGTGATAGTTACAAAAACACACTGAGATGCATTGGGTTAAGTTCTATTGGTATATATCAAGCAAGTTGAACATTCTGCTGTTGCAAACAAAACGTAGAGCTTAACCGTAGCCTTAGTTCTGAACTACTTTTTCCATTCAGGATTTAAAAGGTTCATCAGTTTTTCATCCCAAGCATTGAGGACAAGTTATGAGTCGTTTGATTTGTACCCTTTCCTTTTATATCCCATATAGTATAATGCAATAAATGTAAGATTTACTCAAAAATAACTACAATCAAATCTCTCTATAATGGCATCATTTGTCCGGATACTTTTGGGCTGTTATAGAGAACATGTAATATAACGCAACATGAAAAATCAGTTCCAAAGAAAATTTGACTGTTATAGTAAAATATTGTTATAAAGGATgaatgttatagagaggtttgattgtaCAACGATCATGCCCTTTTCCATAGAAGACACTTGGCTTTATATGTTTTGCACACTTCCACATAATTATTGTCATCATTTTAAATCACTAGCTAGAGGATACCATGGATTGAGAATCTGTGGTTTTAAATAGACCTTCAACAGTGGAAAGATTGAGAAATTTTTATGCAGGAGTCCACTGAGTGAGAGCTCTTCTCATTTTAAtatactccatccgtttcaatttgtttgtcttagttactccgcacggagtttaagaaaataaagacttttgaatcttgtggcctTAAACTAAAAATGTGTGTAATGTACCTAAATGTCCTTTGAATCTGCCATGTAGGATGTTGGGCGTAAaaagttactaaatatagaaagtgacatTCGTTTTTAAAcacactaaaaagaaaagtaaaaccAATTTAACAATTGAAACTGATGGAGTAATAGTTTAGGGGGTTTAAACCTATTCACTCTGTAAAGTAGAACCTTAACAGTGGAAAGATGGAGAAGTCTTCATGCAGGAGCCAGTCAATGAGAGCTCTTCTCATTTTAATATAGCTCCTTTTCATTTGAATAAATCAGCATAATTATATAATTATGCCTTCTTGTGTTGAATCTAGAGTCACTAAGCGATTTCAGTCTTTGATCTTTCATATTCTTGATTTGAAGTGAATGTTTTCCCTAAAACAGTATTTCCTTTACTTTTAAATTTCAGGAGTATAAAGAAAAGATCACTGTTGTTAAGATAGATCATGACTCGAGTCCCAAGCTCATAGAAGAGTACAAAGTTTATGGATTGCCAACTTTGATTCTCTTTAAAGATGGAAAGGAAGTTCCGGACAGCAAAAGGGAAGGTGCGATAACAAAAGTTAAACTCAAGGAATATCTTGAAGGGCTTCTAAAGACAGTTTCTATCGCGTAATATATGGGAAAAAGTTCAGCGGTTCTGGTATCTTCATCAGTTTATAACGTGAGACATTTCTTGTCTTGTCAATATTCATTATCTTGATATTGCCTATAATTTGACATACTTCCTTGATTAGCCGAGAATAGTGGGGATGCATTGCATATTTTAGCAGTCTGGGGGCGAGAACCTGTTTGGATTTGTATATTTGAGTTGTCTATAAGATAAAAATAATTGCATATTTTCAGAGTTATAAAAATAATTGCATATTTTCAGAGTTATGTAATTTGGTTCATTCGAAGAGCATCATTGCTTTAtgtatttcctttttcttctaaATAACCTGTACCTGGTAGAAGCAGTTGactcttatcttttatttatcagcAACAGATGGGTGCCCTTTCAAACGCTTGTCACCATTTTTCGTGGAGTGTCAATAGGTTCTCTTGCAGTTTTCTTTCGTCTTTTCCATTTCAAGCTTGTCTTCGGAGTTGCAGATATGTCtatctttctttttcctcttaGTAAGCATAATTTATCTGATCCAAGTGCGAGGAGAATTTCTCTGGTAAATACGTAGATACTAGTTTCTGTCGGCTTTATACTCTTTCCTAATGGATTAAGAAACTGTAGTACGGAATCATCCCCAAAGATCTCGGTCAGAGCAAGCATATGCCAACCGTGAATTCCTCCTGAAGCCACAGGTAGAACACCTGGTAAATAGACCCAATCTTGAGTGAAATAAACACCGCAACTTCCATCTTGTTCAACAAAATCATCACGCAGTAGATCAACAGCacagtttgggggggggggggggggggggtgcctCTATGATAGAATCATTCTGGGCCTTACTTGTAAACTCTCTATTCCTTGGTAATCGAAATCTATGAATTAGCTCATGCTTGACTAGCCAAGCAGACAAACGAACCTACATCTTTTTTATGCTCCCGCATTTTTATTTATACAAGCATTTCACATTTATGATGAAAAGAACAGTTTGATTTATTCAGAAACCTCACGCGCTAGGACTGTACCCTGTTAAGAGTTACAGTGATCTTCTGCTACTTTTTACTCATTCAGAAGCCTAGAGCGCTAGGACTTTACCATGTTAGATGTTAATGATCTGTTACTCTTTGTTGCACAATCCCTGAAGCCACCAGCTAGCTAGATTTATACATTAAGATTGGAGGATTACTTTGCATCTGATTACTCTTCTGCAAGCTAAATGAGTTTCCAATCACACTATTATTAGGTAGTGTATGCCCAACcatattttcatgagcaaaactcAATGTAATTTTTTCTGTTTTCACTGGTTCAATGTTCGAAAGCTTCACAATGAAAAACATTTCATCCAGTGTAACTTGATCTTTGAAGATTACATTCTCTGCTGAGATACCGGGATGATaatgatatgtacacatgatctGTGAGCATGAAAAGACTGTTTCAGTAGCGATGCAGATGTCCTCTTTCACTGTGTTTttactttaagaattcaatctcgATAGTATCAAATTTAATGATGTTATATTTTGTTAATATCAACCACATTAATAGCCAAAAAAATTAGATCCTGTTTGATAGGATGCCTGTAATTCATCAAGTATATTGTACCATTTCAAGCAAAAGAAAAGCATAGCTGATAAACACACTGCCAAATTAGGCGTCTCTTGACATCATTATCATTCTAGTGTCGTTTGAaaagacaatatatatataaatatagaaaAACTTTAATGTCTTGTATTACATGAAACCACACAAAACTCAACAGCAACAATATACCCAGTGATATATGATTGTTTTCCTAGCAACAATAATAGCTTTCCCACTTGCAAGCTCTCAAAATAGGAAGCTCAGCTTAAGCCTTCTGGATTGTTTGCCAGCAGGAATGCCATGTTCATTGTCTTAAATTGTACTAGTAAaagtgaaaaaataaaaagactTTCAGGCCTACTTATAAATTGTTGAGTTTGTTCTTTGTATATTAGTTTCTTGTATTAGGTCATTATCATGATCTTCCGGTCAATTCAGTAATAGTTAGCCCATTCACACTTTCGCGACTCCTGCTACTGTGTCTCTACTGCTTCGAGAAGTAAGGTTTTAGGAGCACACAATTTAACCTTGACAGTTCGTTCTCCTCTAGTAAGGAAACCACCCGAACCATTGAAGGTCTGTCTTGGGCACGACGTTGACAACACAAGAAGCCAACAAGGACACATCCGAACACTTCATTCCAATCACTTGGTTTTTCTATCATTGCATCCAGTAGTTCTATGCCCTTCCTTTCATTCCAAATTCTCCAAGCCTGACCATCAAAATATCATACATGTACAATGTTTTAGCCCAAGGTGAAACTTCTATGTAACCAATTTAAGAAAGTGAAATAGTGACCATACCCAGGGAAAGATATACTTACATAGCCTTCAAGATCTATTGTAACGACTAAGTTATCGACGTATAAAAAGATGTAACTCTCTGACTCTTCTCCTCACGGCCGTCAATCAAGGGTTTTGCTTGTTTCTTGAATCGACGTATTACTTGTTGTAATTTCGCCACGAATGTGGAGCcaagctttaatcacaaacgtggAGGTATGAAGACTTGTGGCTCACCATTTGGAGACaaagacttcttagtatgcggaagacttgcggATCACCCTTGGAGCTGAGAGCTTCTATATGTATTTTTCTTGATGTCTTTTGGCTTTATGAAGActcctatttatagttgcaggggaGAACTGAGGTAcgtatatgattggttgaaccatgtcatttgaacacttgacGACATTTGATTGATTCCTCTATTGACTTGGCATGCTGCATCACTTATGCACGTGACAcgattttattggtccttgacttgacttggcgCACCACGTCATTTGACACATGGCATTGACCTTGGGCTAAGAGAGCGGGCTCATGTGAAGTCCAATAAGATAGGCTAGCCCAATTAAATTGCTCTTTCAATTAAATCCGTATATATTGAGCTTAAGATATAAATCTGattatattagcccataataGTTGTTTGGAC
Coding sequences:
- the LOC132625437 gene encoding thioredoxin X, chloroplastic, producing the protein MVIMASTTSTSRLPNPLPLATTHSLNTTTCSFTSSFRSTSFGFKKLSFSTRNPGFRSCSTFKIRCGGIAEIKEEQFSEVVLKSDRPVLVEFVATWCGPCRLISPSMESLAEEYKEKITVVKIDHDSSPKLIEEYKVYGLPTLILFKDGKEVPDSKREGAITKVKLKEYLEGLLKTVSIA